The sequence GGCAGCGATCGCAGGCTCACCGTCTCCTTCCACAACTCAAAGGACTGGCGGGGGCACAGCCACTGCTCTTCGCCCTCACCCACCAGGGTATAGGCCTCATTGGGGTTGCCGCCCCAGTTCACCGTCTGAATCACCTCGGGGCGAAACCACAGCACGTAGCTACGCTTGGAGATGGGAATCGCCAGCAGCCCGCTGGCCACATCCTTAAACCGCTGGGCCTCGGTGTAGTCCAGGGGCAGGGCATTGGTGACGACAATATCCTGCTCCGATTGGTCGGCCTGGTTGGCCAGCCACTGCACCAGATAGTTCAGTTCCTCCTCGGGCGGGGTGCGACCCAAAATCGTCCACTGACCGCCAAAGCAAATCGCGGCCCCCTTCGCGCCCACCAGATCCAACAGGCTGGGGTCGTGGCGCACCAGGCCATCGACGAAGTAGTCTTCCCGCGCCATCTGGTCGATCAGCGCCGACTGCACCGCCGCCAGCTGCAGCCGGTAGCTCTGGTCGGCCTCCTCTTCTAGGGTCGAAATTTCAGCAAAAATCACCCGGCCCAAAAACTCGCAGGCCTTACGCAGCTCGTAGGACACATACTTGGGCGTTTTGTGGTGGCAGGCAATCAGCCCCCATAGCTTCTGATCCTTCATCAGCGAAATGGTCAGCGACGCCTCCACGTTCATGTGGTGCAGGTACTCGGTGTGGCAGCGGTAGGGCTGGCGCAAAATCGACATCACCAGGTCGGTGCCGTGGTGGGTCACGGGGTTGAGGGCGGGCACCAAATCCACCGGCTCGGCACTGGCGTTGGGAATCACCCGAATCCAGTTGGAGAGAAACATCTTACGAGCGGGCTGGGGCACGTCCGACTCAGGGAAATGTAGGCCCAGGTACGATTCCATATCGTCGAGCTTTTCTTCGGCCAGCACCTCGCCGTGGCCGTCGTCATCAAATTTGTAGAGCATTACCCGGTCAAAGCCCGTCACCTGCCGCACCTCGTGGACAATGATGCGGCAAAAATCGGCCAGGCTCGCCGTTCCCGCCTCCAGTTGCCCGATTGAGGCCCGCGCCAGGTGGTAAAAGCTCAAAAACGGAATCGACTCGTGGGTTGAGGCCGGCTCTAGTTCTAGAATCAGGCAGCCCTCGCTGTTGCGGTGAAAGATGGCATCGTACACGCCGTAGTCATCGCCCCGTCGCCGAACCCATACCTTAGTGGGGTTCAAGACATCTAAATTGTCGTGGCGCAGGCCCGCGCGAATCTGATCTACCTGATAGGCATCCAGCAGATCGTCTAGGGTTTGGCCCAGCACCTCCTCCGCCGATAGACCAAAAGCATCGCGGGTGTTGCGACTCACCTGCACAATCGACAGATCGGCCTCCCGCAGCACCAGCAGCACGCCGTGGGGCTGCACCTGGGTCAGGGTATGAATCTCGGGCTGTTTGAGACTCACGAGCTGGGCGTCAGGGTTTAGATTCCGAAGGGTCATAGCGATCGCTCTCCTGGCAAAAATAGGGGTGTTTGTAGGCGTGGCTGTGGGTAGGCGTGGTGGATTTGGACCTTTAAATCAACAATCTACCGATTCAAAAGCATCTGGAATAACACACTCAGCTAGACAAATACTTAACTAGACAAAACCGTAGATTGATCGAACCCAAACAAGATGTTAATAGGTTGCATTCATCCTTCAAAAACCGGAACCATACAGCATCAGCCTAATTCGCCCCTGCTGCGGCACAACCCATAGCGAATTCGCACCAGCTAAACGCTCTTTAGCACTCTGACCTTAACGGACAGAGAAGCCTAAGAGCCTCAACAGAACAGGGCACCAAACCATCCAGCTAGGCCAATTCATCGTCAACCATTCACTGCAACGAGATCATCGTGCCCTGAAATGGCTCTATACCAGCAGCATATCTCAGATAAATTGAGGCACCGGAATAAGGTTATTAAGAAAATAAGAAGCTTACTTTTTAGGTAAATTTAGATTTCAATCGCCCCATAAAACCGAGTTTTCAAGCAACAGGACTATTGGATAGTTTTTGTTTATTTACTAAACGTATTGAAGCGAGGGAGGCTTACCTCAGCGGTAGCGTTACAATGCCAAGCCAAAACGATTCAATCTGTTGCACCGTGTGAGACAACTGCGCTAAATCAGCCGCCTTCACCACGTAGCAGTTGCCCTGGCTGGCATAGCTCCGCAGAACATCTTCACTGTGGTCTGACTGCGTGAACACAATCACCGGAATTCGCTTCAGGTGGGGGGTTGTCTTGATCGTGGTGAGAATGCTGTGGCCGTCGTGCCCCGGCAGATCGAGATCGAGTAAAACTAAATCTGGACGAGGTGCCTGGGTGTACTGATTCCGCTGGAGCAGGTAGTCAATCGCCTCATTCCCATCCTCGATAATGTCAAAGCGATTCTGGGACCGATACTCGGCCTGAGACGCCTGAACGCGCCAGGCATCGTCACCAGAGGACTGGGCCAAAACCTGCTGCACCAGTTGGGCATGCTCCCGGTGAGGATCAATGATCAAAATGAAGCGATCGCGTTCTAGCTCTTGCATAGGGCCTGGCCATTTAAGGCTGGTTGAGTACGGCTGAGCCCCATCGACACACCTGGCTACAACACCAGGGTGGGCCACGCAGCGCACCTTGCTACTGCACGCTAGCGACAAATTACCCACAGCCGCCCATTGTGCAGAAAGTTGTAAGATTCGGCCCGCTCAGGCCGGCGGTGGTGTCAGTGGCCTTCAGCGACGAATCGGACTGATAATTTGGCTCAGCAGCCGCAGCTGGTCGGCGTTGCCCATGCTGATCACCATATCGCCGGGGTAGAGGCGGGTGTCGGCGCTAGGGGCAAACATAAGCACCCCATCGTCCCGGCGAATCGCCAGAATTAGCGCCCCAGACTCACGACCTAGCTGAGCCTCCGCCAGGGTTTTGCCGACAACTGGGCAGCTCTCGGGCAGCAGCAAAAATTCTTCCACATAGACCGCGCGTTCCGCCCCAGTGAGCATGCCGTCCAAAAAATCCACCACCTGAGGGCGCAGGGCGGCGGCGGCCATGCGCTTGCCGCCGGTGATGTAGGGCGACACCACCACATCGGCCCCGCCTCGCTGTAGCTTGAGTATGGCCTCTTCACTGCTGGCGCGGGCAATGGTCCGAATACCCGGCGACAGGGTCTTAGCCGAGAGCACAATGTAGAGGTTTTCAGCGTCGGAGGGCAGGGCGGCCACCAGGCAGCGAGCCTGCTCTACCCCCGCCTGGAGCAGCATTTGATCTTGGGTGGCATCACCCTGGAGGGTGATGTACCTGAGCTGCTGGGCCGTCTGAATCGCCACGCTGTCGGAGTCAACTACCACAAAGGCAAGGGCCTCAGCCGCAAACTCGGTCGCCACCTGACGACCCGTACGCCCAAACCCGCAAATAATATAGTGTTCCTGTAACGATTCCATCAGTCTGCGCCGCTTGAGTAACCGAAACCCGGCCTGAAAATGCCCCTGCACAATGGCATCGGTCAAGCTGTTCAGGATGTAGGCAATCACGCCCACACCCATCATGATCAGCAGGATGGTAAACAGCCGCCCCCGGGGACTGAGCGGGTTAATCTCGCCAAAGCCCACCGTCGAGAGCGTGATCACCGCCATATAGGTGGCATCGAGCCAGCTCCACCCCTCCATGAAGCGATACCACAGCACCCCCGAGAACACGACACCCCCCAGGGCGATCGCCCCGCGAGTTAAGTGTCGCCGGGTGCGGCGGTAGTTTTCCTCAACAGCGGTTTCGCCATAGCGAATGCGGTTTTGGCGCACGGGTAGATAGTCCTAAGCGGTGGTCCTAAAAGCTGACCCGGCCTAGGCCGACAACGATGGGAATGCCCAAATTGTAAAAGGAAAAGCGCCCTGGGGTTAGTCAGGGCGCTTTTTTTACCATCCTGGAGAAAAACTTAGTCGGCCAGGCGCACTCGCCCGGCCCGAATGCTGTCAAACATCTGGTTGATGTACTGGCGATCGCGGGCGGTCAGAGCCGGGTTGCTGAGCATTGCCGTCGACAGGCTGAGGTGATCGCGGCGGCTCAACCGGCCCTGCTGAAGGGCGGTGTGCACCAGGGTTTGAATATCGGCAGCAGGCAGAGACGACACCATGATTGCAGATCCTCGGTTCAGGAGTGACGATAGTAGGTAGGAGTAGGTAGGCGGCAAAGGCGTGGGCTACCCCAGAGACCGCCCGAGGCAATGTAACCAATGCTACATTTGCATCTTTCTCAAGCATGCCCAATCCCTAGAGGTTACGGTGGGGCAACCGATAAAGATTCAGTAAATCTGCATTAAACCTGAGTTAAGGGTAGATTTGCCACGGAGAAGATACGGAAGCAATGGCGCACAGCCAGGAGAGCAACATGGAAATTCATCGGGTAGCGGCCTTTCGCGACAACTATATTTTTGTGCTGCACGATGCAACCCAAGGGCAGGCTGCGGTGGTTGACCCTGGCGATGCCACGTCAGTGCTGCAAACCCTAGATCGGCTGGGGGCGAAACTGACGGCTATTCTCAATACCCACCACCACAGTGACCATGTGGGCGGCAACCAGCAATTACTAGAGCACTTTCCCCAGGCCCAGGTCTATGGGGGCAGCGAGGACAGAGGCCGCATTCCAGGGCAAACCCATCTGCTTCGCGAAGGCGATCGGGTCAGCCTATTCGAGGGTTCGGCGGAGGGCCAATGCACCGCCGACGTCTTCTTTGTGCCTGGGCACACCCGAGCGCACATTGCTTACTACTTTGCCCCAGCTACCGCCGCCGACTGGGGTGAGCTATTTTGTGGCGACACGCTGTTTGCCGGGGGCTGCGGTCGGCTGTTTGAGGGCACCCCCCAGCAAATGGTTGAGTCTTTGGGCAAACTGCGGCAGCTCCCCGATACCACGAGGGTGTGGTGCGCCCACGAATATACCCTCAACAATCTCAAGTTTGCGCTGACGGTCGATGGGGCCAACCTCGCTCTGCGCGATCGCCTGGCCCAGGTAGAAGCAGCCCGCGCCCACGATCGCCCCACCGTACCCGCTGAGCTTGGGCTAGAAAAACAAACTAATCCCTTTCTGCGGTGGGATCAGCAGACGCTACAGCAGGCCACGAATAGTAGCTCAGCCGTTCAAACCTTTGCCCGGCTGCGGGGCAAGAAAGACTTGTTTTAAGCTCTGGGGTGGGGCAGTTGCTATACAATCAACAAGAGTAGCGCCACCCTGGGAGCAAACTACCCCAGAACGACCACATTGGATTCCCTAGAGGGCATAACCTGGCTATGATGCTCAAATCGACCACCCGGCACGTCCATATCTACACCGCCACCGTCGCCGATAACGAACTGGTGCCCAGCGACGACAAACTCACCCTCGACATTGACCCCGACAACGAGTTCAACTGGCCCGAAGACGCCCTCAAGGCTGTCTATGCCGAGTTTGACCGCCTTGTCGATGCCGCCGCTGGCGAAGATTTAACCGACTACAACCTACGACGCATTGGCTCAGATTTAGAGCATTTTGTGCGCCAACTCTTGCAGCAGGGAGCGATTAGCTACAATCTCAAGAGCCGCGCCCTCAACTACAGCATGGGTTTACCCCGAGTCGAGCCTGACCCATCGGCAGCAAGCTAAGCTTGGCGGCTGGCGTAGGCTCGGCGACCCATCGATTGGCAGCGCTCTCCGCACTTCCCCTAGGGTTGGGTACTATTGAGACGTTACAAGTGAAACGTTCAGAGCTGTTTATCTGCGCCTAGAGGATCGTGATCCAGTGCTCTAATCCAACCTGTCGAGCCGCTTCGACGCCACCCGCCAGTCGCTGTAAGGTCTGCGGTACGCCACTGCTGTACCGGTTTTTGTTGGCCGTGGGCGAAGGGGCGCGATCGCTGCGTTCGGGCACGCTGGTAGCCGGGCGGTTTTTGGTGTGGCGCGATCGCCTTTGGCTAGACACTCGGCCCGACACCCCGCCCCCATCCCTGGAGAAGATTTTGCCTCCGGTGATGGTCTATCTCAAGCTCTTTTATCTGGCCCAGCACGTTCCCCGGCCCTATGCCTACCTCATTCCTGAAGAAACGGGCCTAGCCACGCCGGTACTGCTGCTTGATGCCGCCCCCATTGCTACTCGCCTCAAGGGAAATCTGGAGAGCTCGTCGCCGCAGTCGCCCGAGCAGATCGAGGCCATGTTGCTGCCAAATTTGTCTCAGGCCTGGGCCAGTGGGTCGGCCCTGCGGCAGCTCAACTGGCTGCGTCAGGTGGCCAGTCTGTGGCCCGCTCTCGCTGACCAGCAGGTGGCCTCAACCCTACTCAATCTAGACGATCTGCGAGTTGATGGGGCGCTGCTGCGGCTCACCACCCTAGTCACCGACGAGACACCCCCCGCCCTCAGCGCCCTAGAGCTGCCGTGGCGAAAATTAGTCGCTACGGCTCAGCCTGCGGTGCAGGAATATTTGGGCTGGGTAGTCAAGGCGCTGCGCGACGGCAAAATCACGACTGCCGCCGACCTAGAGGCTGACCTGGAAGGAGCCCTGCAAACCCTGGGGCAGGGGCTATTGGTAACCATTGATTGGGCCGCAGGGACAGACCAGGGGCCAACCCGCGATCGCAACGAAGATGCCTGCTACCCCGATGGCGAGTCTCGCCAGCAGCGGTTAACCGGGTCAGCCATCGGCGTTGATCCGCCACCGCTGCTGTTGGTTTGCGACGGCATTGGTGGCCACGAACAGGGCAGTGTGGCCTCTCAAACCGCCATCAAGCTACTCCAGCAAGAGCTAGAACCCCTGACCCAGCAGCCCCATCTACCGCCAGCGGCGATCGCCCAGCGGCTCAAGCAGGCCATTATTCTGGCCAACGATGCCATCTCAGCCCGCAATAACGACGAACAGCGATCGGCCCGAGCCCGCATGGGCACCACCGTAGTAGTGACGTTAGTGCATTTTCCCTATGTATCTATTGCCCACATTGGCGACAGCCGCGCCTATCGAATCAGCCCACACACCTGTTACCAAATTACCGTCGACGACGACGTGGCCTCTCGGGAGGCCCAGATGGGCTATGCCCTCTACTCAGAAGCCGTGCAGTTACCCAGTGGCGGAGCGCTTATTCAGGCCCTAGGCATTAGCGACTCGGGCTACCTCTACCCCTCGGTACAACACCTGCTGCTTGACGATCCTGCCCTGCTGCTGCTGTGCTCCGATGGCCTCAGCGACTACGACCGGGTTGAAGCCTTGGCCCCCCATCTGGTGGCCCCGCTGACCGCCACCGCTGGCCCTCTGGGAACGGCGATCGCCGAGTTGATTCAGCAGGCCAATCGTCTAAACGGCCACGACAACGTGACCGTGGGGTTAATGCGGTTTATTCCCCAGGTAGCAACGCTACCCAGCCTGCCCGCCAGCAGCTTAAAACAGGCTCCGGTCCCTAGCCAGCTTGCAGCCACAGGGGCAGCAGGCCATGCCCCACCCCCAACGACGCGTCTAGTGGCCCCTGCCGCTGCCACCGCTCCGGCTGCAAGGCCAGGGCGAGCGGGCTTTCCGTGGGCCGCTTTTCTAGGCGGCATGGCCGTGGTGCTAGCAGCCCTAGGGGCAACGGGGTGGTTCTTAAGTCGTCGTCAGTCGTCTGCCATGGCCATCCAGCCCCTTACGACAGACTGGCCTATCCCGGCGCTGGCCGGTCAACCCCTACCCAGCTCGGCCCTAGCTGCCACCGTCGAAATCCCCATCGGATCGTTTTGGCAAGCGACCAACGCTGGGGATGGCCGCGACCTGGATCTGCGGCAGCAGCCTGGTGAGGCGGCTGGGCTAACAGAGCCAGGGCCAACAGAGCCTCCTGCGGTAGCTATTGGTAGCATCGTCAGGGTCATCAGTCGCCAAACCACCGCAGACAATACTGACTGGGTACGGCTCCAAATCTGCTCTATTCCCTCGGGGGACTCCCTTGAACAAGCTCCCCAGGAAACCGATCTAAGCGAGCCCTTGGCCAATAACCCAGATCTCAGCCAGCGCCTATCAACCCCAGGGGATGAAGGCTGGATGCAGACCCGACAGCTCTATCGGGCCACAGCATTTTTAGAGTTAGTGACTCCGACCCAAGCCGGTCGCTGTGTTCCCTAGCCGCCCGGCCTGGTCGCCGTATTTTCTGGCCCTGCCGCCGCCTCAATTTTCATGATTTGGCCCTCTTGCCTTAGGCCTGCCTATGCTGTCGTCTGACGCCCTCACCCTTTGTATTGCCATCGATCGCCTTACTCAGGCCGACTCCAACCACTATGCCATCTGGGTGCTAGAAAGCCCGTTTCCCGGGGGATACGCCCACCACGATCGCATCTGGGATGATCAGATGGCGCAGATTTGGGACAGCTGGCAACAGTTCTTTTCACTGCGGGGGCTACCCCAGGTGCCCCACGTACCCTCAGCCTACGTGCCGCAGTTTCAGCTCGACGATCTGCTCGACCGGGTCGCCCCCACCGCCGAAACCGGCAGCAAAACCGGACGGCTGATGCAGGGGCTGGGGGTAAGCCTGTGGGAATGGTTGTTTGACGGCCCCATTCGCCAGACCTTAGAACGCAGCCTCGGCATCGCGATCGGCCAAAACCGCCCGCTCACACTGCGGCTAGAAGTACGGCCCCCAGAGCTCATCAGTCTGCCCTGGGAAATTATGCAGCCTCAGCCCGGTCGCCCGGCCCTGGCGATGGGGCCCCAGGTACTGTTTAGCCGCACAGCCAGCGCTGTAGACCCGCTGCCCCCCGCTGAGTTAGACACCTCCCTGCGTATTTTGCTGGTCTTAGGACAAGACGATCCTGGAGCGACCGAGGGGGCAGGAAACGTTCTGCAGCTCCCCCAGGAAGCCGAAGCCCTGAAACAGTTGCTAGAGCTTAGTGCCTCACGCTTGAGTTACCAGGGTGCTGGCCCAGTCGTCTGCCAGGTGCAGACGCTGCTAGAACCCGACGCCAAAACCCTGCTCAAAGCCTTAGAAACCGGATATTTCAATGTGTTCTTCTACGCGGGCCACGGGGTGCCTGCCCCCGACGGCGGCATGCTATTTTTGCGGCAGGGGGGCAGTCTGAGCGGCACCGAACTGGCCCAGGGGCTTGCCCACAACGGCATTCGGCTAGCGGTGTTTAACACCTGCTGGGGAGCTCAGCCTGACCTACAACACCAGCAGGTGATTCCCCGCAGTAGCCTAGCGGAGGTACTGTTGCACCACGGGGTGCCAGCCGTGTTGGCCATGCGTGACTCTATTGCGGACCATGAGGCCCTGAGCTTTATTCAGGTACTGGCCCGAGGGCTGGCGGAGCGGCAGCCGGTGGCCCAGGCGGTAGCGCTGGCCCGACAACATTTGCTGACGGCTTACCGGTTTAACCATGCGGCCTGGACGCTGCCAGTGCTGTATCAGCATCCCAATTTTGAAGGACATTTGCTGCGAGAGGCGACCTTAGCGGTTACCCAACTGCCCGGTCAAGACTTAGACACGACCAATGCGGTAGTGCGCTGCCTCAACACCCCAGACCGCCTGTGGCGGCTCTACGATGGCTATTTGCGGGTAGGAAGGCTGCCTGATAATGACCTGGTGATTGTCGAACCCTGGGTATCGCTGCAGCATGCCGAGATTTTTTGCCGCAACCAATTTGAGAACGGCGTACAGACTACCGGCTATTACCTGCGGGATATGTCGCGCTATGGGTCTTACTACTATGATGGTCGCACCTGGCACCATGTCCACCGGGCCGAAGTGCCCCTGGCCCTGGGCACAGCCATTCAGTTTGGCAGCCGGGATGGCGAATTGATGGAATTTACCCTTGAGGGTAACCCCAGGTCAGCGCCGCCGCGCTAGCTATCGGGCAAACTTGTCTACTCTGTACGGAATGGCTCAGCGGCCTTGTGTATTCTCTCTTGTCAGGTTTGTTACCGTCTTGTGCATCTTTGATTTTGCTATGAACCAGTCCTCCCAGCCTTCCAACCCTGCTTCTAAGTCTGCCATGGCCGCTGAACACGACTTGCTTGCCAGTATTCTTACCGCCGATGAGGCGTATCCCTGGCAACCTCTGGCCCCTGAAGCCGAAGCTTATTTGACTCACCTTGAAGCAGAGTTTGACGATTTAGGAACAGAGGACTTAACGAGTGCGATCGCCGCCGGATGGCAGATCCTGGCCGCTCAGATGAGTGCTCAAAGGGGCGAGACAGCCATCGCTCCAGCCCAGGCTAGGACCGTGTTCAGTCAGATTCGTCAGTTTCAAGCGCGAGTGCCCAACGAACTGCTGCAAAGCCTGGCCACCACCGCCACTGCCCTAGCCCGCAGTGGCCAACCCCTCATTGACCAGCTAGTGCAATGTGCCAATGACATTCTGCCCAGCTGGGACACCGCTGACCTAGCGGTGCTAGCCCGTCCATTGGCCTACTCGTTACGAGACGGACGCGGAGAAATTTTAGAGCTAAACCTGCGGGCAATTCCAGCCAATCCCTGGGAGACCCTGTCTGATCTAGAGCAGGCACGGCTGACGTTAGCTATTGCGTCAGTGGCGCTCAAAGCGGCCCAAGCCGACGATGACGGGGCCAAGAGCGATCGCCCTTAAGCCCAGCAATTCGACCATCAATCCACCAAATTGTATACTTCACTACTGCAAATTTCCTCATTACGATATTGCAATGCTCCACTGACAGGTTGAGTTTCAGAGGGAATCATGAGAGTGGATGCTCCTTAGCTGTGTTACTCCTATGGGATACTCCCTCACCCAGTGGCTCCGCCGCCAGCAGGCCCGCTATCACTATCGTCAAGCGTTGACCCAGACCCGCAAGGGCAATGTAGACGCCGCTCTCAAGGCCCTGCCCCAAGCGCTTAGCCATCACCCCAACCCTGCCGATATTCACCTTGAGTTGGGCAAGGTGTACTGGCAGGCCGGGTCTCTAGATACAGCCCTCGCCGCCTTCACCGAAGCGATCGCCCATGACCCCAGCAATGTGCGCGCCTACGGCAACCGAGGCTTGCTGCACTGCCAGCAAGGGCACGACGAGCTGGCCCTAGCCGACTGGCAACGTGCCCTCGAGCACCAGCCTGGTCACGCGCTAATTCATTACAACCGGGGCTTGCTGCACCTGCGACATCAGCACTATACTGCCGCCTTGGCCGACTTAGATGCGGCCATTGCCGCTAACCCCAACCTAGCCGAAGCCTACCTGCACCGGGGCCACCTGCACGAAACCCTAGGTGAAGCTGAGGCCGC is a genomic window of Nodosilinea sp. E11 containing:
- a CDS encoding PP2C family protein-serine/threonine phosphatase; translated protein: MIQCSNPTCRAASTPPASRCKVCGTPLLYRFLLAVGEGARSLRSGTLVAGRFLVWRDRLWLDTRPDTPPPSLEKILPPVMVYLKLFYLAQHVPRPYAYLIPEETGLATPVLLLDAAPIATRLKGNLESSSPQSPEQIEAMLLPNLSQAWASGSALRQLNWLRQVASLWPALADQQVASTLLNLDDLRVDGALLRLTTLVTDETPPALSALELPWRKLVATAQPAVQEYLGWVVKALRDGKITTAADLEADLEGALQTLGQGLLVTIDWAAGTDQGPTRDRNEDACYPDGESRQQRLTGSAIGVDPPPLLLVCDGIGGHEQGSVASQTAIKLLQQELEPLTQQPHLPPAAIAQRLKQAIILANDAISARNNDEQRSARARMGTTVVVTLVHFPYVSIAHIGDSRAYRISPHTCYQITVDDDVASREAQMGYALYSEAVQLPSGGALIQALGISDSGYLYPSVQHLLLDDPALLLLCSDGLSDYDRVEALAPHLVAPLTATAGPLGTAIAELIQQANRLNGHDNVTVGLMRFIPQVATLPSLPASSLKQAPVPSQLAATGAAGHAPPPTTRLVAPAAATAPAARPGRAGFPWAAFLGGMAVVLAALGATGWFLSRRQSSAMAIQPLTTDWPIPALAGQPLPSSALAATVEIPIGSFWQATNAGDGRDLDLRQQPGEAAGLTEPGPTEPPAVAIGSIVRVISRQTTADNTDWVRLQICSIPSGDSLEQAPQETDLSEPLANNPDLSQRLSTPGDEGWMQTRQLYRATAFLELVTPTQAGRCVP
- a CDS encoding ATP-binding protein, giving the protein MTLRNLNPDAQLVSLKQPEIHTLTQVQPHGVLLVLREADLSIVQVSRNTRDAFGLSAEEVLGQTLDDLLDAYQVDQIRAGLRHDNLDVLNPTKVWVRRRGDDYGVYDAIFHRNSEGCLILELEPASTHESIPFLSFYHLARASIGQLEAGTASLADFCRIIVHEVRQVTGFDRVMLYKFDDDGHGEVLAEEKLDDMESYLGLHFPESDVPQPARKMFLSNWIRVIPNASAEPVDLVPALNPVTHHGTDLVMSILRQPYRCHTEYLHHMNVEASLTISLMKDQKLWGLIACHHKTPKYVSYELRKACEFLGRVIFAEISTLEEEADQSYRLQLAAVQSALIDQMAREDYFVDGLVRHDPSLLDLVGAKGAAICFGGQWTILGRTPPEEELNYLVQWLANQADQSEQDIVVTNALPLDYTEAQRFKDVASGLLAIPISKRSYVLWFRPEVIQTVNWGGNPNEAYTLVGEGEEQWLCPRQSFELWKETVSLRSLPWQPVEIKAALELRKAIVNIVLRQAEELALLANDLERSNAELKKFAYIASHDLQEPLNQVANFVQLLEMRYDAKLDDDGKEFIGFAVEGVSLMQTLIDDVLAYSKVDLQGIEWQLTEVQQSLDQALGNLRGRVSETGAVITVDPLPTIVADGTQLMQLFQNLVGNAIKFRQPGETPQIHIGVQRQEEHWLFSVADNGIGFDPQFAERIFVIFQRLHTRDEYAGSGMGLAICKKIVECHRGRIWVEAVPDQGATFYFTIPVEGRDRHHGNGRKAQNYLFSRG
- a CDS encoding NAD(P)H-quinone oxidoreductase subunit M, translated to MMLKSTTRHVHIYTATVADNELVPSDDKLTLDIDPDNEFNWPEDALKAVYAEFDRLVDAAAGEDLTDYNLRRIGSDLEHFVRQLLQQGAISYNLKSRALNYSMGLPRVEPDPSAAS
- a CDS encoding response regulator, yielding MQELERDRFILIIDPHREHAQLVQQVLAQSSGDDAWRVQASQAEYRSQNRFDIIEDGNEAIDYLLQRNQYTQAPRPDLVLLDLDLPGHDGHSILTTIKTTPHLKRIPVIVFTQSDHSEDVLRSYASQGNCYVVKAADLAQLSHTVQQIESFWLGIVTLPLR
- a CDS encoding potassium channel protein, with translation MRQNRIRYGETAVEENYRRTRRHLTRGAIALGGVVFSGVLWYRFMEGWSWLDATYMAVITLSTVGFGEINPLSPRGRLFTILLIMMGVGVIAYILNSLTDAIVQGHFQAGFRLLKRRRLMESLQEHYIICGFGRTGRQVATEFAAEALAFVVVDSDSVAIQTAQQLRYITLQGDATQDQMLLQAGVEQARCLVAALPSDAENLYIVLSAKTLSPGIRTIARASSEEAILKLQRGGADVVVSPYITGGKRMAAAALRPQVVDFLDGMLTGAERAVYVEEFLLLPESCPVVGKTLAEAQLGRESGALILAIRRDDGVLMFAPSADTRLYPGDMVISMGNADQLRLLSQIISPIRR
- a CDS encoding CHAT domain-containing protein, translated to MLSSDALTLCIAIDRLTQADSNHYAIWVLESPFPGGYAHHDRIWDDQMAQIWDSWQQFFSLRGLPQVPHVPSAYVPQFQLDDLLDRVAPTAETGSKTGRLMQGLGVSLWEWLFDGPIRQTLERSLGIAIGQNRPLTLRLEVRPPELISLPWEIMQPQPGRPALAMGPQVLFSRTASAVDPLPPAELDTSLRILLVLGQDDPGATEGAGNVLQLPQEAEALKQLLELSASRLSYQGAGPVVCQVQTLLEPDAKTLLKALETGYFNVFFYAGHGVPAPDGGMLFLRQGGSLSGTELAQGLAHNGIRLAVFNTCWGAQPDLQHQQVIPRSSLAEVLLHHGVPAVLAMRDSIADHEALSFIQVLARGLAERQPVAQAVALARQHLLTAYRFNHAAWTLPVLYQHPNFEGHLLREATLAVTQLPGQDLDTTNAVVRCLNTPDRLWRLYDGYLRVGRLPDNDLVIVEPWVSLQHAEIFCRNQFENGVQTTGYYLRDMSRYGSYYYDGRTWHHVHRAEVPLALGTAIQFGSRDGELMEFTLEGNPRSAPPR
- the gloB gene encoding hydroxyacylglutathione hydrolase; translation: MEIHRVAAFRDNYIFVLHDATQGQAAVVDPGDATSVLQTLDRLGAKLTAILNTHHHSDHVGGNQQLLEHFPQAQVYGGSEDRGRIPGQTHLLREGDRVSLFEGSAEGQCTADVFFVPGHTRAHIAYYFAPATAADWGELFCGDTLFAGGCGRLFEGTPQQMVESLGKLRQLPDTTRVWCAHEYTLNNLKFALTVDGANLALRDRLAQVEAARAHDRPTVPAELGLEKQTNPFLRWDQQTLQQATNSSSAVQTFARLRGKKDLF